A single region of the Marinobacter salinus genome encodes:
- a CDS encoding choice-of-anchor Q domain-containing protein, translating to MKTHSASLPPFLFSLAVGAAITASGANAATLSVDTTADDLTSGDGLCSLREAVIAINTTGSTAGDCAADGVYGTSDTINLPAGTYRLTIAGLDETPADPATNPPTVANTPDAAIGDLDLIQSVTITGDGSDTTRIEWDPTAADATAADRIFHIYTDDANTANVDVAIAGVTLASGQTFEVDLGVANPTPDTGPDPTNYFLRRAGGALALGAGAAVVEIDPNLEGSENANSGGTGGSTGGEEGGTDYSLSLSDVVIDGNSAQGDGGGAYIAAATTATNIVLSNNTSATNGGGLYNEATTSITDSTVSGNVAEGGGGLFATGATPVTMNGVTFSGNEAIGGGAISSRSGVTINMLNSTISGNLGTDVGGGLYSNGSANLNFVTIARNIANSDSPTAGAGINTVPAGGVTITLKNVLLEGNLTGSDPDNRIPANCGKTGSNTSVISLGHNLSSDNSCVTTVVWLDDTTDINNVDPKIDILADNGGFTQTHALLEGSPALAAGVATAGVTTDQRGITRDDTPDIGAFEVPTPPTISGSGSSGGCTANPKAPFDPLLPGIVVLAIGGLVVRRRYSVTKSR from the coding sequence ATGAAGACACATTCTGCTTCTCTACCCCCTTTCCTATTCTCGCTCGCGGTCGGGGCAGCTATCACAGCGTCCGGGGCAAATGCTGCAACGCTTTCTGTGGACACAACCGCTGACGACTTGACCTCTGGCGACGGGCTGTGCTCGCTTCGCGAGGCCGTCATCGCCATCAACACGACAGGCAGCACCGCGGGCGATTGTGCAGCTGACGGTGTTTACGGCACCAGCGATACCATCAACTTGCCAGCAGGCACATACCGACTGACCATTGCTGGACTGGATGAGACGCCAGCGGACCCGGCCACCAACCCTCCCACCGTCGCGAACACGCCCGATGCCGCAATCGGTGATCTCGACCTGATTCAGAGTGTGACCATTACAGGAGACGGCTCGGACACAACCCGAATTGAATGGGACCCCACGGCAGCTGACGCTACTGCGGCTGACCGGATTTTTCACATCTACACCGATGACGCCAACACGGCTAACGTGGACGTGGCGATTGCAGGCGTCACACTAGCCAGTGGACAGACCTTCGAGGTGGATCTGGGCGTGGCAAACCCCACTCCCGATACCGGGCCTGATCCAACCAATTATTTCCTTCGCCGTGCCGGTGGTGCGCTTGCGCTTGGCGCAGGAGCGGCGGTAGTGGAAATCGATCCCAACCTGGAAGGGTCCGAAAATGCCAACTCGGGCGGAACAGGTGGTTCCACCGGCGGTGAAGAAGGAGGAACAGACTATTCCCTCTCCCTCTCAGACGTCGTGATTGATGGAAACAGCGCGCAGGGTGACGGCGGCGGTGCCTATATCGCGGCGGCCACCACAGCGACCAATATCGTGCTGAGCAACAACACCTCCGCAACCAATGGTGGCGGGCTCTATAACGAAGCCACCACGTCCATCACCGACTCAACCGTCAGTGGCAACGTGGCCGAAGGTGGCGGTGGTTTGTTTGCGACCGGTGCAACACCGGTTACCATGAATGGCGTTACCTTTAGCGGTAACGAAGCCATCGGCGGAGGTGCGATCAGCAGCCGCTCCGGAGTCACGATCAACATGCTGAATTCGACGATCAGTGGCAACCTGGGCACAGATGTGGGTGGAGGGCTTTACAGCAATGGCTCTGCGAATCTGAACTTCGTTACCATTGCCAGAAATATCGCCAACTCGGACAGTCCAACTGCAGGTGCCGGCATCAACACCGTCCCGGCGGGCGGCGTTACGATCACACTGAAAAACGTGCTGCTGGAGGGCAACCTGACGGGATCAGACCCTGACAATCGAATTCCAGCCAACTGCGGAAAAACCGGAAGCAACACCTCCGTGATCTCCCTCGGTCACAACCTGAGCAGTGACAACAGCTGCGTTACAACCGTGGTATGGCTGGACGATACCACGGACATCAACAATGTCGACCCGAAGATTGACATCCTGGCTGACAACGGCGGTTTCACACAGACCCATGCGTTGCTTGAGGGTAGCCCTGCGTTGGCGGCCGGTGTTGCTACAGCCGGCGTAACCACTGACCAGCGCGGCATCACCCGTGACGACACCCCCGATATCGGCGCCTTTGAGGTACCCACGCCACCGACTATCTCAGGCTCGGGTAGCAGCGGAGGCTGCACCGCTAACCCCAAGGCGCCTTTTGATCCCTTACTGCCGGGCATTGTGGTTTTGGCGATTGGCGGACTGGTAGTGCGTCGCCGATACAGTGTTACCAAATCCCGCTAA